The genomic window CTCCCATGCGACCAACCATCTTCGCATAGGATTCGATGATTGGCTTTGCCTTGTCGAACGTCGCCTGGTCGCCACCGACCATCACGGTCAGCGCGCCGTTTTCGGCGCCTGCCTGGCCGCCCGACACCGGAGCATCGAGAAAACCGAAGCCCTTGTCGCTGGCCACCGCGGCAAGCTCCCGCGCGACTTCTGCAGAAGCAGTCGTGTTGTCGATGAAGATCGCGCCTGCTTTAACACCATGGAAAGCACCGTCGGGACCTGTGGTCACAGCGCGCAGATCATCGTCATTTCCGACGCAGCTGAAAACGAAATCGGCATCCTTGGCGCATTCGGCCGGCGTCGGCCGCGATGCCCCGTTGAACTCGGCGGCCCACCTTTCCGCCTTGGCGGCGCTGCGGTTATATACCGTGACTTCGTGGCCACCACGATTCTTCAGGTGACCGGCCATGGGATAGCCCATGACGCCAAGACCGATGAAAGCGACTTTCGCCATTGCGTTCTCTCCTCATTCAAATTCAAGCCGAGCCGGCAGACGCGTTGCCAACCTGCTTAGGTGCCAACCGGAAATAGATCAATGAAGCGTGCGCTCAAAGTCCTCATTGCACTGACATTCGCGGTGCTGCCCTTGGCGCTTCTCGCCGCTGGTCTCGGTGTCGTGTGGCTCGCCCGCTCGCTGCCGCCTGCAGCAGGCACGATCCAGATGGCGGGCATGAGCGGCCCGGTCACGATTGCGAGGGATGCGAATGGCGTTCCGCACATCCGCGGCACTGCGCGGAACGATGTCTTCGCGGCGCTCGGTGTTGCCCACGCACAGGATCGGCTGTGGCAGATGGAGGTGGCGCGCATGGCGGCGCAGGGCCGTCTCTCTGAAATGTTCGGCTCGACCACGCTCAATACGGATATCTTCCTGCGCAGTGTCGCCATCTACGATGCATCGGTTGCGTCGCTCGAAGCTCTGCCTAAGGCCGATCGCGAGGCACTCCAGCGCTATGCGGATGGCGTGAATGCCTGGCTGCAGCGCGACAACCGCTTCTTTGCCTCGCGCCTTCCAGTCGAATTCGTGGCGCTCGGCCATCAACCTGAGCCATGGACACCCGCCGACAGCGTCGCCGTCGTCAAGATGATGTCCGTTGGCCTCGCAGCCAATATCGGCGACGAGATCAACCGCCTCGCTTTTGCCCGCCAGGGCCTGAACTCCGAAGAGATTGCCGAGCTTATGCCTCTGGTCCCGGGGCTTGATGCACCGGCACTGCCGGACCTCATCGATTTGCTGGAGCTACGCGACGCCGCACCGCTGCGCGAAGCGGGTCTTCGCCCGCAACCCTTCGGTTTGATCGAGCATGGCGGCATGACGGGCGAGGGCGCTTCGAACAATTGGGTCGTGTCCGGCCAGCGCACCGATACAGGCCTTCCGATCCTTGCCAATGATCCGCATCTTGGCTTGAGCGCCCCATCGGTCTGGTACCTCGCGCATCTGCGTGTGGACGGCGCCGACGATGAGGCCGCGCAGAACCTCGTGGGTGCAACCCTTGCCGGCGCGCCGCTCGTGCTGCTTGGCCGCAACGACAATGTGGCCTGGGGCTTCACCAACACGGGTATCGACGCACAGGACCTCTTCATCGAGCAGGTGCGGCCGGGCGAGCCGGATCGCTACCGGACCCCGGACGGTTGGGCGCTGTTTGGCAGCCGCGAAGAGACGATCGTCATTTCCGGTGCCGAACCGCATCGTTTCACACGTCTCAGCACCAGACATGGTCCGGTTCTGCCGCCAAGCTACCGCAACCTGGATCGACTGCTGCCGGCAGACCATGTGGCGGCACTTCAATGGACGGCACTTGCTCGCGACGACACCACCATATCGGTCGGCCTTGCGCTCTGGGACTTCAAGACCGTCTCGGACTTCCAGGCCGGCATGGAAGGTTTCGTCACGCCGATGCAGTCCATCGTCGTTGCAGATCGGCGAGGCAACATTGGCTTGATTGCACCCGGCCGCGTGCCTGTCCGTCACCCCGACAATCTCGTGATTGGCCGTGCACCCGTTCCGGGGTGGGACGCGATCTATGACTGGCAGGGCTTCGTCGATTTCGAGGCGCTGCCGCGCGAGATCAACCCTCAGGTCGGCGCTATCGGAACGGCCAACACCCGGATCGTCGGTGACAATTATTCGGAGATGCTGACGCTCGACTGGGACGAGCCCTATCGCCAGCAGCGCGTGGATGCACTCATCGTCGATGCCGAAGACGAGCATACGGTCGAACTGTCGCGCGCGGCGCAAGCGGACGTCTATTCGCCGGTTTTCGCCGAGCTGATGCCGATGATGCTGTCGATGGCGCAAAGTGAAGGCGAAGGTGATCCTTTCGTCCTTGCGCTTTTGGCCGATTGGGATTTTCAGATGGCGCGGGAGCGCCCCGAGCCGCTCATCGCGATGGCATGGCTTCGCGAGGCGACGCGTGCGATTTTTGCCGATGATCTCGGCCCTGCCTTTGATGGCTGGTTCCAGGCGCACGGCCTCGTGTTGGCCAACGTGCTCGGTGGAAATACCAGTCGCGACTGGTGCGATGATGTCCACACCGAAGCGAGGGAAACCTGCGCCGCCATCGTGCGTCAGGCGCTTGATCGCGCACTGTTCGATATCGAGCGACGCTATGGTGACGATCGGAGTGCCTGGCGCTGGGGCGAAGCACACCGTGCGGTGAGCGTGCACCAGCCTTTTGGCCAGGTCTCTCCGCTTCACCGCATCTTCAACGTCGAAGTGGAAAGCGGTGGTGGGCCATTCACGCTCGACCGCGGCAGGACAGTGTTTTCGAACGAGGACGACCCCTTCGCGAACCGCCACGCGTCGAGCTACCGGGCGATCTACGATCTTGCCGATCTGGACGCATCCACGTTCATGATCACGACGGGTCAATCCGGCAACATCTTCTCTCGCCACTATAGCGATCTGGCCGAGCCGTGGAGCGATGTGGAAGGGCTGAGGATAGACACGGATCCTGCGAAATATGAGCCATCCGCCGAAGGCGCATGGCAAATAATTCCTTAACGCTTTCAGAGACTTTCATGGAAGTTGCTCTAGGTGTCCCGATATCGACGCACCGATGGAACTCTTTCGACGGATCGGGAGTTGATCCAGCAATCATTCGAGATGACGCCGTGGGCGAGGCCTGGGCGCTTCTACAATCGAGGCACTGTGGCTTGATCGACGGGCGTAAACCACCAACGGGTCGCCAAATTTCCGACGCTAAGGTTGCCGAACAGCTGCTCTATAGTCAGCACGCCATCGGTGACCCCTTCGCGGCGGCGATCAATGGTACCCGTATGGCCATGATCATCACTGGACCCTCGGAACAGGACAACCCGATCATCTTCGCCAACAAGGCGTTCTGTCGATTGACGGGATATGACCACGACGAGGTCATCGGGCACAATTGTCGCTTCATCCAGGGTCCCGACACGAGTCGACGTGCAGTCGAGCGGATTTCGCAAGCGATCAGGCGTGAAGAAGACGTTCACGTCGAACTGGTGAACTACCGCAAGGACGGTACCCCGTTCTGGAATTCGCTGTTCCTGTCGCCCGTCCGCAACAGCGAAGGCGAAGTGAAGTTTTTCTTCGGCTCGCAGCTCGATGTCAGCGACAAGAAGCAGACAGAATTCGATCTTCATTCTGTGAACGATGAATTGCGCGAGACAAAGACGTTGCTCGAGCAGCAGATCGACGATCGCACCGGCGAGCTGATGCGGCTCCTGTCTCAACGTTCGCGGCTGATCAACGAACTCGATCATCGCGTCAAAAATAATCTTCAGTTGATCAATTCTCTGCTGGGGTTTGAACTTCGCCGCGATCTCGGTCCGGAAGCTCGCGAAGTGGTCAATCGGCTCCATCAGCGCATCGATGCTTTGGGTCTTGCCCATAAGGACCAGCACAACAAGGAAGCGATCGGCTATTTCCGCGTCGACACCTTCGTCCGCATTCTGGTGAGCAAAGTGCTGACCAACCACCCGCGGAGGCATTCCGAGCCCGTGTACCAGATGGAAGAGGTGCTGCTGCCGATTGGTAAAGCGGCCCCGCTGGCACTCGCGCTCAATGAGTTCGTCCGCAGTCTCGTGTCCAACACCGAGGACATCGTTGACGGCGCCAAGTTGGAAATCAGCGCGCGCACGCAGAATGAGAAGCTCGTCATCGACGTCTCGTCGGCCGATTTGACGGAAGCAAGATGCCGTCGCGCCTTCGACGGCATCGAGGGATGGACGATGCGCCTCATCGAGCGGCAGCTTGAAGCCCGCATCGAATTTACGGATATGGATGGGCACTGCGGGGTGAAACTCGCGATGCCGCTCAACGGGGGGTCCCATGGCGATTGATCATCGCAAGCCGCGCAAGATCGTCATCATCGAAGACGAGGTGCTGCTGGCGCTGGATTTGGAAATGATCGCCGAGGATGTCGGCTTCACCGTCGCCGGCCAAGCCGGCCGCAAGAACGAAGCGATCGATGTCATTCAGCGCTCACGACCGGATCTGTGCCTGGTCGATGTCCATCTTCTGGACGGGCCCACCGGCGTCGATGTTGCCCGCTTCGCGGTTGAGAACACAAACGCACTCGTTGTGTTCGTCACGGCCAATCGAGCCGCCTTGCCAGAAGATCTGGTCGGCGCATACGGCATCATATCGAAGCCCTACACGGTCTCAGGCGTCAAAGACGCGCTGCGCCATCTGCTCGGCGTGATCAACGACAACAATGAAGCAGACGCCGTAACACCTGCGGAATTGCGCGCAGCTGCGCGCTGAACCTTACGCCAGCGCAGCCTCAGGCCTAAAGCGCAGCATTCTTTAGCGGAAAAGCGATCGTGACCTGCGCCCCTTCCGGTGGCCAGGCGAATTCCAACTTACCGCCCAATTGTCCTTCGACGCTGATTTTGGCAAGCCGGCTCCCGAAACCGCTGGGTTCGGGCGTCGATCGGATTTTGGGCCCACCGGTTTCCTTCCAATTCAAACGGAAGGCATCGCTGTCGGTTTCCCATTCGACGCTGATGCGTCCCTCGGATGTCGATAGAGCACCGTACTTCGCGGCGTTGGTTGCCATTTCGTGGATGACCAGCGCCATGCTGGTCGCGGCCTTTGAGCCAAGGACGATGGACGGGCCCTCGATCTTCATCCGCGAACCTTCGGCGTCCACATGTGGCGCCATGATCCGCTCGACCAGATCGTGGAAGGCGATGCGCCCGCCGTCGGCATCGGACCCGGCATCGTTCATGACCATGCCGTGCGCGTGGGACAATGCGCTGAGGCGTCCGGTCAGAATTCCGGCCATCTCTTTTGGCGTCGACGCGTTGCGCGCCGTCATGGTGACCATCGAGATCGCGACAGAGAAGAGGTTCTTGACGCGGTGGTTGAGTTCGCGGAGCAGCAACTCGCGGCCACGCGCCGATTTGACGCTCTCCGTGCGGTCCAGCCCCTGGACGAACACACCGGTGACCTGATCAGCGCTGTCGAAGATGGGATGATAGGTAAAATCGAGGAAGGCTTCGCTCTCCGGTCCGCCTTTTTCCTGCTGCAGCACGATGCGCGCGGCTTCACGGCTGATCGGCTCGCGCGTCTGATACACGCTGTCGAGCATTTCGTAGAAGCCTTGACCTGACAGCTCCGGCAAAGCCTTGCGCACCGGTTTCCCGACCAGATTTCGGCGGCCGACAAAGCGGGTGTAGGCCTCGTTGACGAAGGTGAACACATGCTCGGGACCAGAGAGAACCGCAATCATGCCCGGTGCCTGGTTGAACAGGCGGCGGAAATCGTTGTTCTCCTCAAGAAGCGCCTTTTGTGCTTCTTCGGCCTCCTGCGCACGACGGATGAGGGCCGTTTCGAGACCAACGGTTCGGAACGGCACGAAGGTCGAGCGTCGTAGGCGATGCAACTCCGTCACATCGACCGTGTTCTGCACAACGTGTGTCACGGTCCCTTCCTCATCATGGATGGGGAAGTGGATGGCCGTCCAATAGCGATCGTCAAAACCATCGCCCTTGGCATTGGGAATGGCATAATGGATGTGCGCCAGCGTGTCGGCCTTGCCGCTCCGCAAAACCCGGTTCAGCGAATCGCGCAGATCGCGTCCTGCCGGCCCATCATTCGGAAAGATATCGAAAATGCAGTTGCCGAGAAGGGCATCCAGGCTTTTGCCCGTCGCTTTGCAGTAGGCTGGATTTGCCGCGACGTAACGCAGCTGTGGGTCGAGTACCATGTAAGGGCTGGGGATTGCGTTGAACAGCTCCCCAAATCTCTCGAATTCCGCAGAAGCCACGCGCGCTTTCTTTCGATATCAAGTACCGGCGACGACAAGTCGATCGGCAAAAGTCGGAAACGATCTCGACAGCCAGGTAGAGTGACCGAGGAGCGGGAAGCTGTGTCCGTAAAAGCGCGTCCCTCGATTTTTCAAATCACATGAACATCCCGGTAGTCATCCATCGCCCAGAAGACATGGCATTTCAAGCATTTTCGCGGTTGTACGCAATTTGAGGAAATTCTTTTATACCGTATTTTCAGGCGGTTAACGTTTGAGATGACGCGTGAGGCGCCGTTCGAAGACGGCCCACAAATTGCGCAGCGCTTCCACGATCAGAAGATAGAAAACGGCGGCCCAGAGATAGGTCTGAAAGTCGAAGGTGCGGGAGAAGGCGCGCCGCGTTTCGCCCATCAGATCGAAGACCGTGATGATGGAAACGATCGCCGAGCCCTTGATCATCAAGATGATCTCGTTGCCATAGGGCCGAAGCGCCACCATCATCGCCTGCGGGAGGATGATCTTGCGGAAGGTGACGTTGCGCGGCAGGCCGAGCGCTGCAGCACCCTCGTGCTGGCCGACAGGAACGCTCGCGATCGCCCCGCGCAGGATTTCGGCCTGATAGGCGGCGGTATTGAGCGTGAAGGCGAAGAGGGCGCAGTACCAGGGCTCGCGGAAGAACGTCCAAAGCCCGACCGTCTCGAGAGCACCGCGGAACTGGCCAAGACCATAATAGATCAGGAAGAGCTGCGCGATCAGCGGCGTGCCGCGAAAGAAGTAGACGTAGACATAGGCAAGAGCGCCGAACACCTTGTTCGTCGACATGCGTCCAAGCGCGACCGGAACGGACAGGATGGCGCCGAGCACGACGGAAATGATGACCAGTTGCAGCGTGATCCAGAGGCCGCGCAGATAGCCGGGCCCGTACTGGATCATCTTCTGGCTGTCGTAGCTTCCCACCAGAAAGAGGAAAAGCGCGACGCTCCCGGCGATCCAGATCGCCAGGAAGAGGTGTCCGATGATGCGCGATGCCGACCAACCGGCTGCCAATGCAGGCGGAGGTGGCTCAGGCGGCAGCATGCGCTGGATGACGCTCATGTGCGGGCCTCGTCACGACCGGCCCACCGCTCGATGTAGTGGATGACGATCGAGGACAGCATGGCGAGGACGAGGTAGATCAGGCAGGCAAGACCGAAGAACATGAAGGCCTCGCGCGTCACGCGCGCAGCGATGCCGGTCTGGCGCAGGATATCGGCCAGGCCAATGACGGAAACGAGTGCCGTCTCCTTCAACAGGATCATCCACAAATTGCCGAGGCCAGGCAGCGCGATGCGCACCAATTGCGGGATGATGATGCGCCGCATGGTCGTGCTTCGCCGAAGGCCGAGCGCCGCGCCCGCCTCATACTGCCCGCTCGGAATGGCGTGAAAGGCAGAGACGAGCACTTCGCTCGAATAGGCCGAGAAGACGAGGCCAAGGGCGACCATGCCGGCCAGAAAAGCGTTGATCTCGATCGTTGTCGACGAACCCATGGCCGAGAGCAGGTTCTGCAGGCCGATCTGCGCGCCGTAATAGACGAGAAACAGCGTCAACAGTTCAGGCAGGCCGCGAAAGATCGTGGTGTAGATATCGGCCGCCAGCCGCAAGGACTTTTCCTTGCTCTGCTTGGCGAGCGCCAGCATGAAGCCGGCGAAAAGGCCGACGGGAAGCGTCGCCAGTGCAAGGGACACGGTGACAAACACGCCGGATGCGATCTCGTCGCCCCAGCCGGTATCGCCACAGGCAAGTAGGCTGTCAGAGGGAAAGAGACGGAAGATGCCAAGGGTGCCGCATAGCGGATCGAGCCAAGTCATCAGGGCTTGAAGCATTGCCGCTATCCCGTTTCCCCATCATCCATGCCGCGATGGATGCACAAAGCCATCATGGCCGGTTTTGAGCCGGCCGGCCATGATGGAGTTCGAATGATCGTCGGGCTTAGCTGCCGTAGACGTCGACGTCGAAATACTTGTCGTTGATTTCCTGATAGGTGCCGTTTTCGCGGATGGCCAGGATGGCTGCGTTGAACTTCTCGCGAAGCTCATCTTCACCTGGACGGACAGCGATGCCAGCGCCTTCGCCGTTGATGACCGGATCGGTTTCCAGCGTGTCGAGAAGCTTGCAACAGGCGCCGTCCTCGGAATCGAGCCATTCACCGAGAACGATGACGTCGTCGATGACGGCATCGATACGACCGGATGCGATGTCGAGCTTGTACTCGTCGGCGGTCGGATAGAGACGCAGATCAGCCGACGGCAGCTTCTCTTCAGCGTAGTTTGAATGCGTCGTGGAGGACTGCGCGCCGAGCGCGATGCCGGAGAGCGCTTCGTCGGTGGCTTCGGTCAATTCGCTGTCGTTCGGCACGGCGATGGCTGGCGGCGTGTTGTAGTACTTCTCGGTGAAGTCGACCTGCTGCTTGCGCTCCTCGGTGATCGACATGGATGCGATGATCGCATCGAAACGGCCAGCGAGCAGACCGGGGATGATGCCGTCCCAGTCGGAGGTCACGAATTCGCACTGGACTTCCATCTCTTCCCAAAGGGCGTTTGCGATGTCGATGTCGAAACCGGTCAGGGTGCCGTCAGCTTCGAGCACGTTGAAGGGCGGGTAGGCGCCTTCGGTGCCGATGCGCACGACTTCTTGGGCGCTGGCTGCTCCCATCGTCAGGGCGAGGGTTGCTGCCGAGGCTGCAAGCATGAACTTTTGAATGCGCATTATGGTCCTCTCTGTGGTTAAGCCGGTGCCCCGTTGTCCATCTTCGGCGTCGGGGTCTGATTGAAGCGCTTTGAATGGGATTAATGCGGACGCCATTCGCAATTGCAATAAAAATCCAAATTGACGTTAGCGGCCTGCACGTAAGTTTTCAAAGGCCGAATTCGTTAAAGGGGATAAAAGCGACACGGTCGCCTTCGCGCACCTCGTTCACCGCTTCATCAAGCTCGATCAGCCCGGTCGCCTGCCGCAGTCCTGTGATGAGCCCTGAGCCGTCGCGTGGAAATTTTTCGATGCGGGTGATGCCGTCAGGGCCGATCGCAAGCCAGCCCCGAAGAAATTCGCGGCGGTCGGTCTTCTTGCGGGCGATGTGGAATGCTGCGGGCAGCTGGTAGCGGACAGGTTCAAGGGCCTGCCCGCCGCCCAGGATCGTCAATGCGGGCCGAACATAGAGCAGGAAGCAGACGAGAACGGCGACCGGGTTACCCGGCAGGCCGAAAAACACGCAATCCCCCTGGTCCGTGGGAATTTGGCCCACCACCATCGGCCGCCCGGGCTTGACGGCGATCTGCCATAGATGCCGCTTGCCGAGCGAATCGAGCGTCGTCACCACATGGTCTTCCTCGCCACGCGATGCGCCACCGGTGCTGAGGATCACGTCATGCTTACCGGCTGCATCTTCGATCGTACGCGCAATGAGGGAAGCGTCGTCCTTGAGGATGCCGAGATCGGTGATCTCGATCGGCAACGTCTCAGCCAACGCGGCCAGCATGGTGCGATTGCTATCGAAAACCAGTCCGGGTTGGAACGGATCGGCGCTGCCCGGCTCGACAAGCTCGTTGCCCGTGGAGAGCACAGCAATCCGCAGGCGGCGATAGACGGGCACCTGGTCGAACCCGAAGGAGGCAATCGCGGCAAGATCCTGCGCCCGAAGTCGGACGCACGGTTCGATCGCGATCGACCCCTGCGCGACATCCTCGCCGGCACGCCGTCGATTGGCGCCAGGCTTCAGGCCTTTGGGTACGGTGACCGTCGAACCGTCCTCCGAAAGCTCGCAATCTTCCTGCATGGCAACGGTGTCCGCGCCGGTCGGCATTGCTGCACCGGTGAAGATGCGTGCCGCTTCGCCTTTGCCGATCTCGACGGGGGCGAGGTCCCCTGCGGCGATGCGCGTGCGGATACCGAGCGTGTTGCGCTTGAAGTAGTCGGCATAGGCGAAGGCATAGCCATCGACCGCGGAATTGTCGGAGAAGGGAACGTCGCGCGGGGCCGCGATCTGCTCAGCGAGGATCCTGCCGGCTGCCTCCCGCAGAGGGACCAATTCCGTCGGCACGATGGGCGAGAGCCGCTCGGAGATCAAAGCGAGCACTTCTGAATGCCGCATGCGGTCACGGTCGTGCAGAAAACAATCGTCGAGAAGCCGGCGTCCCGCACTCATGATGCAGCTCTCCGACGCTTGGCCAAGCCCGTGACGCGCTCGATGAAGTCGGAGATGGCGATGGTGTCGTCCAGGTCGAAGACCGGCAGATGGTCTTCGGTCACAGGATGATCGGAAGCGATCGCGATGATGCCCGGATCGCCGGCTGCCAATGGTTCACGGTTGGCGGCATCGAGCCGTCGGGCTTCGATCTTGGGATGGTTTTCGCGCTTGTAGCCTTCGATGACCACCAGGTCGCAAGGGGCCAGGCGCTCGAGAATATCTTCAAGCGCAGGCTCGGCTTCCTGACGCAGTTCGTGCATAAGCGCCCAGCGCTTGCCGGAAACGATCGCCACTTCGCCCGCTCCGGCTTGGCGATGACGCCAGCTGTCGGTGTTTTCCCTGTCGATGTCGAACTCGTGATGGGCATGCTTCACGGTGGAGATGCGCCAGCCCCTGCGGGTGAGTTCCTCGACGATGCGCACGGTCAGGCCCGTCTTGCCGGAGTTTTTCCATCCGGTGACGCCGAAGACGCGCTGGGAGTGTCTCGTCATGAAATCTTCTGCTCCCGAAGGAAATATTCGGCTTCGATCATATCGTCCGGCGTGTTGGCGTTGAAGAACGGATCGAAGCTTCGTTCGCCGTGTCTTACCAAATCAAAGTCCACTGTCGCCAGCCTGTGGCGATGGACCCAAGCCAGCACCTTGAAGGTGTCGCTTTCCTTCAGCCATGTCTCCAGATCGTCGGCGAGCGCGACCGGCCACAGGCCAAAGACGGGATGACGATTGCCGCCGGAGGTGGCGAGAACAATTGTGTCAGGTGTCGTTACCACCTCGGCGAAGCGCTCCACCAAATCGAGCGGGAAGAACGGTGTATCGCTGGCAGCCGTTGCGACATGGCTGATCGGCTCATCCATGGCTTGTGCATGGCGCATGCCGGCAAGAACGCCAGCAAGCGGCCCGGCGAAGTCGCCGACAGTGTCAGCAATGACAGGCAGGCCGTAATCCGCAAAGCGGTCAGCATCGCCATTGGCGTTGAGAACAAGTGCGGACACCTGGGGTTCGAGCCGACCGATGACGCGGGTCAGCATAGGGGCGCCGCCGAGCTTTAACAGCGCCTTGTCACCGCCTCCCATGCGCCGCGAGAGACCGCCTGCCAGAACGCAGCCGAGGATGTCATTCCTGGAGGGGCCAGTCATGCTTCGGCCTCGATCTCGCGTCGGCTGCCCTTGCGCCCGGATCGGCCCTCTTCATCCGGCACCTTGTCGGGATCGAGATCGAAGATGATGCGCTCGGTACCGGCCAGCGCGACGAAGCGCTTTCCGCGCGCACGGCCGATGAGCGTCAGGCCGATCTTGCGGGCGAGTTCGACACCCCAGGCGGTAAAGCCTGAACGCGATACCAGGATGGGGATGCCCATCATGGCGGTCTTGATGACCATCTCGGACGTAAGGCGACCGGTCGTATAGAAGATCTTGTCGGACGGGTCCTCGTTCGTCTGGAACATCCAGCCGGCGATCTTGTCGACGGCGTTGTGACGACCGACATCTTCCATGTAGACGAGCGGCCGATCTTCCTCGCACAGCACGCAGCCATGAATCGCGCCTGCCTCGAGGTAGAGCGATGGAGCGGTGTTGATCTTGTGCGTCAGGGCATAGAGCCACGATGTGCGAAGCCGGGCATCCTTGGACAATGAAATGCTGTCCAGATTGTCCATGATGTCGCCAAAGACCGTGCCCTGGGCGCAGCCCGAGGTGCGGACCTTCTTCTTCAGCTTGTCCTCGTAGTTTGTCTCTTCCTCAGTGCGCACGACGACGACTTCGAGCTCTTCATCGTAGTCGATGCCGGTGACGCGGTCGGTTGGCTTCAGCATGTTCTGGTTCAGCAGGTAGCCGAGTGCCAGAAGGTCGGGATGGTCGCCGATCGTCATCATGGTGACGATCTCCCGGGCGTTCAGATAAAGCGTCAACGCCTTTTCGGTCACCACCCGCGTATCGACCGCATTGCCGTTCTGATCGATGCCTTCGACGATCGTCGAGAGCCGCTGATCGGTCGCGTCGGGCCGAACGATGAATTCACGTTCCGTCAAAATACTCTCCGTCGGACCTTATTCGTCGTCCATCACGATGCCGGCCGACCGGTCCTGACGCACAACATAGAGGACGTAGAGCGCCGCCGCGACCCCTGCGATCGAGGAGGAGAACATGACGTAGAGAAGCGGATATGGGCCGGACTCCTCCGACAGAAGCGAACCGGCCAGCACCGACAGCAGCGCGCCGCCACCGATCATCAATGCCCCACCGAGTCCCGAAGCCGACCCGGCAAGGCGCGGCCTGACCGACACGATGCCCGCATTGGCATTGGGAAGCGCCATGCCGTTGCCGAAGCCGACGAAGAAGATCGGCCCGAAGAACGCCATGGGGTGGAAGAGGCCGGACCAGAAGAGCCCGATCGAGAGGGCCATGCCGAGGGCGGAGATCAAATTGCCGATCACCATCATGGCATTCAGCCCGACATTGACGGAGAACCGCGCCGTCAGAAAATTGCCAATCATGTAGCCGAAGGCGATGAAGAAGAAGTGGTAGCCGAGTTCGGCCGGGGTCATGCCGAGAATGACGTTCGCCACATAGGGGCCGCCACCCAGGAA from Georhizobium profundi includes these protein-coding regions:
- a CDS encoding ABC transporter permease produces the protein MSVIQRMLPPEPPPPALAAGWSASRIIGHLFLAIWIAGSVALFLFLVGSYDSQKMIQYGPGYLRGLWITLQLVIISVVLGAILSVPVALGRMSTNKVFGALAYVYVYFFRGTPLIAQLFLIYYGLGQFRGALETVGLWTFFREPWYCALFAFTLNTAAYQAEILRGAIASVPVGQHEGAAALGLPRNVTFRKIILPQAMMVALRPYGNEIILMIKGSAIVSIITVFDLMGETRRAFSRTFDFQTYLWAAVFYLLIVEALRNLWAVFERRLTRHLKR
- a CDS encoding sensor histidine kinase, with the translated sequence MASAEFERFGELFNAIPSPYMVLDPQLRYVAANPAYCKATGKSLDALLGNCIFDIFPNDGPAGRDLRDSLNRVLRSGKADTLAHIHYAIPNAKGDGFDDRYWTAIHFPIHDEEGTVTHVVQNTVDVTELHRLRRSTFVPFRTVGLETALIRRAQEAEEAQKALLEENNDFRRLFNQAPGMIAVLSGPEHVFTFVNEAYTRFVGRRNLVGKPVRKALPELSGQGFYEMLDSVYQTREPISREAARIVLQQEKGGPESEAFLDFTYHPIFDSADQVTGVFVQGLDRTESVKSARGRELLLRELNHRVKNLFSVAISMVTMTARNASTPKEMAGILTGRLSALSHAHGMVMNDAGSDADGGRIAFHDLVERIMAPHVDAEGSRMKIEGPSIVLGSKAATSMALVIHEMATNAAKYGALSTSEGRISVEWETDSDAFRLNWKETGGPKIRSTPEPSGFGSRLAKISVEGQLGGKLEFAWPPEGAQVTIAFPLKNAAL
- a CDS encoding PAS domain-containing protein, whose product is MIDGRKPPTGRQISDAKVAEQLLYSQHAIGDPFAAAINGTRMAMIITGPSEQDNPIIFANKAFCRLTGYDHDEVIGHNCRFIQGPDTSRRAVERISQAIRREEDVHVELVNYRKDGTPFWNSLFLSPVRNSEGEVKFFFGSQLDVSDKKQTEFDLHSVNDELRETKTLLEQQIDDRTGELMRLLSQRSRLINELDHRVKNNLQLINSLLGFELRRDLGPEAREVVNRLHQRIDALGLAHKDQHNKEAIGYFRVDTFVRILVSKVLTNHPRRHSEPVYQMEEVLLPIGKAAPLALALNEFVRSLVSNTEDIVDGAKLEISARTQNEKLVIDVSSADLTEARCRRAFDGIEGWTMRLIERQLEARIEFTDMDGHCGVKLAMPLNGGSHGD
- a CDS encoding NAD(P)-dependent oxidoreductase, which encodes MAKVAFIGLGVMGYPMAGHLKNRGGHEVTVYNRSAAKAERWAAEFNGASRPTPAECAKDADFVFSCVGNDDDLRAVTTGPDGAFHGVKAGAIFIDNTTASAEVARELAAVASDKGFGFLDAPVSGGQAGAENGALTVMVGGDQATFDKAKPIIESYAKMVGRMGDVGAGQLTKMVNQICIAGLVQGLSEGLHFGMKAGLDIAAVVDVISKGAAGSWQMENRYKTMVQGQYEHGFAVDWMRKDLSIVLDEARRNGASLPVAALVDQFYAEVQKMGGNRWDTSSLLARLEK
- a CDS encoding penicillin acylase family protein: MKRALKVLIALTFAVLPLALLAAGLGVVWLARSLPPAAGTIQMAGMSGPVTIARDANGVPHIRGTARNDVFAALGVAHAQDRLWQMEVARMAAQGRLSEMFGSTTLNTDIFLRSVAIYDASVASLEALPKADREALQRYADGVNAWLQRDNRFFASRLPVEFVALGHQPEPWTPADSVAVVKMMSVGLAANIGDEINRLAFARQGLNSEEIAELMPLVPGLDAPALPDLIDLLELRDAAPLREAGLRPQPFGLIEHGGMTGEGASNNWVVSGQRTDTGLPILANDPHLGLSAPSVWYLAHLRVDGADDEAAQNLVGATLAGAPLVLLGRNDNVAWGFTNTGIDAQDLFIEQVRPGEPDRYRTPDGWALFGSREETIVISGAEPHRFTRLSTRHGPVLPPSYRNLDRLLPADHVAALQWTALARDDTTISVGLALWDFKTVSDFQAGMEGFVTPMQSIVVADRRGNIGLIAPGRVPVRHPDNLVIGRAPVPGWDAIYDWQGFVDFEALPREINPQVGAIGTANTRIVGDNYSEMLTLDWDEPYRQQRVDALIVDAEDEHTVELSRAAQADVYSPVFAELMPMMLSMAQSEGEGDPFVLALLADWDFQMARERPEPLIAMAWLREATRAIFADDLGPAFDGWFQAHGLVLANVLGGNTSRDWCDDVHTEARETCAAIVRQALDRALFDIERRYGDDRSAWRWGEAHRAVSVHQPFGQVSPLHRIFNVEVESGGGPFTLDRGRTVFSNEDDPFANRHASSYRAIYDLADLDASTFMITTGQSGNIFSRHYSDLAEPWSDVEGLRIDTDPAKYEPSAEGAWQIIP
- a CDS encoding response regulator; this translates as MAIDHRKPRKIVIIEDEVLLALDLEMIAEDVGFTVAGQAGRKNEAIDVIQRSRPDLCLVDVHLLDGPTGVDVARFAVENTNALVVFVTANRAALPEDLVGAYGIISKPYTVSGVKDALRHLLGVINDNNEADAVTPAELRAAAR
- a CDS encoding ABC transporter permease — encoded protein: MLQALMTWLDPLCGTLGIFRLFPSDSLLACGDTGWGDEIASGVFVTVSLALATLPVGLFAGFMLALAKQSKEKSLRLAADIYTTIFRGLPELLTLFLVYYGAQIGLQNLLSAMGSSTTIEINAFLAGMVALGLVFSAYSSEVLVSAFHAIPSGQYEAGAALGLRRSTTMRRIIIPQLVRIALPGLGNLWMILLKETALVSVIGLADILRQTGIAARVTREAFMFFGLACLIYLVLAMLSSIVIHYIERWAGRDEART